A portion of the Pomacea canaliculata isolate SZHN2017 linkage group LG13, ASM307304v1, whole genome shotgun sequence genome contains these proteins:
- the LOC112554260 gene encoding uncharacterized protein C1orf43 homolog yields the protein MAAEMSLVSVVLFIATGALVFFLLFLFAKRQIMRFALRSARKPHINIGADAPRELREEIQRRLTIVQSVRFEPTLLSEQVLEASKSVPNHYLHRMKALDAFTNAVDCLRSKDTTIGLRGTKQTMQLYLFTLCPSAANSSQAQIIDMFCSSYNHARHHPANFGNAELTNYMELLDKVIRMIKDNKKRRAAALYPAVETEVRLRRDCGKRESAETVRHTGKSNNLRLQARRNQPAASRPEHVEQFNMVDKSSGYSSTDHSSSGRGSVERLISPQHSFKPERDEAV from the exons ATGGCTGCGGAAATGTCTCTTGTTAGTGTGGTTCTGTTCATTGCAACAGGAGCCCTG GTGTTTTTTCTGCTCTTCCTGTTTGCCAAACGACAGATAATGCGTTTTGCACTAAGATCAGCAAGAAAACCACATATCAATATTGGTGCTGATGCTCCTAGA gaATTGAGAGAAGAAATACAACGCAGGCTTACTATTGTCCAGAGTGTTCGCTTTGAGCCAACTCTGTTGTCTGAACAGGTTCTGGAAGCTTCAAAATCAG TACCAAACCATTACTTGCACAGAATGAAGGCCCTGGATGCATTCACAAATGCAG TTGATTGTTTACGAAGCAAAGACACCACCATAGGACTTCGGGGAACAAAGCAAACCATGCAACTctacttgtttactttgtgCCCATCAGCAGCTAACTCATCTCAAGCCCAGATTATCGACATGTTTTGCTCGTCTTACAACCATGCTCGTCACCATCCAGCT AATTTTGGGAACGCAGAGCTTACAAATTATATGGAACTGCTAGACAAAGTCATCCGCAT GATCAAAGACAACAAGAAACGGAGAGCTGCAGCCTTATATCCAGCAGTGGAGACAGAAGTGCGCTTGAGAAGGGATTGTGGCAAGAGGGAATCCGCAGAGACAGTTAGGCACACGGGGAAAAGTAACAATTTACGGTTACAAGCAAGGAGGAATCAGCCTGCAGCAAGCAGGCCGGAACATGTTGAACAGTTTAATATGGTGGACAAATCTAGTGGCTACAGCAGCACAGACCACTCCAGCAGTGGACGGGGAAGCGTGGAAAGACTTATCTCCCCCCAGCATTCTTTCAAGCCTGAGAGAGACGAGGCTGTGTGA